From Thermoleophilaceae bacterium, the proteins below share one genomic window:
- a CDS encoding nitroreductase → MDVEEAIRSRRTHKAYQPEPVDRQTLDELLELARWAPNHHLTNPWRFRVIGPESLAKLKEAAGPEAATKLDRAPTLVIATSTRMGDPIQDEEDLLATGVAAYIVLLAAHARGLVGYWRTPGILRTAEGRAAVGIPDDERFVALLHLGHPRQEKEAPEREPAGHYVTYLP, encoded by the coding sequence ATGGACGTTGAAGAGGCGATCCGCAGCCGCCGCACCCACAAGGCCTACCAGCCCGAGCCGGTGGACCGGCAGACGCTCGACGAGCTGCTCGAACTCGCGCGCTGGGCGCCGAACCACCACCTCACCAACCCCTGGCGCTTCAGGGTGATCGGGCCCGAGTCGCTCGCGAAGCTGAAGGAGGCGGCGGGCCCCGAGGCGGCCACGAAGCTGGACCGCGCGCCCACGCTCGTGATCGCCACGAGCACGCGCATGGGCGATCCGATCCAGGACGAGGAGGACCTGCTCGCCACCGGCGTGGCCGCCTACATCGTCCTGCTGGCCGCGCACGCGCGCGGACTGGTGGGCTACTGGCGCACGCCGGGGATCCTGCGCACCGCCGAGGGCCGCGCGGCGGTGGGCATCCCGGACGACGAGCGCTTCGTCGCGCTGCTCCACCTCGGCCATCCGCGCCAGGAGAAGGAGGCGCCCGAGAGGGAGCCGGCGGGGCACTACGTCACCTACCTGCCGTGA
- a CDS encoding glycerol-3-phosphate dehydrogenase/oxidase, translated as MIRREDAVRALAEESFDVVVIGGGITGAGVALDAASRGYSVALVEREDFASGTSSRSSKLVHGGLRYLQNFDLGLVREALLERALMVNLAPHLVRPLPLLVPGFDGKRPDVLVGVGLNMYDVMARDRLRRKPAEEEWSPDRHRIISAEETLELIPALEPRNPTSAYLFYDCQTDDVRLVLTVLGEAERFGAVIANRVEVTGLVDRAGHASGVLCRDGLGGGEFELEAQNVVNATGVWADQIRPDEIYAEEEVPRIRPSRGTHITISQDDLPLTAGAIVPAGGGRTIFALPWLGRTLIGTTDNDYEGELEHVAPDPDDIDYLLEACNEFFGTSHTPGAITGAFAGVRPLISTGDPKKSVDISRKAELYETSSGLLTITGGKLTTWRRMAKMTVDRIVERESREAECRTHEIPLGLPAEPGDLPHVPGVDDASRERLAGRYGHAARRVLELAALRPELARRIVPELPDLLAEAPFAVVHEQARGVADVLMRRTRVALLAAPALVEEDAEAPRAVANAIAPELGWDSERVERELRDWHELARVEGIAPPSG; from the coding sequence GTGATCCGCCGCGAGGACGCAGTAAGGGCGCTCGCGGAGGAGAGCTTCGACGTGGTGGTGATCGGCGGCGGCATCACCGGTGCGGGCGTGGCGCTCGACGCCGCCTCACGCGGATACAGCGTGGCCCTCGTGGAGCGGGAGGACTTCGCCTCGGGCACATCGAGCCGCTCGTCGAAGCTAGTGCACGGCGGCCTTCGCTACCTCCAGAACTTCGACCTGGGGCTGGTGCGCGAGGCGCTCCTCGAGCGCGCTCTGATGGTCAACCTCGCGCCGCACCTCGTTCGCCCGCTGCCGCTGCTCGTGCCCGGATTCGACGGCAAGCGCCCGGACGTGCTCGTGGGGGTGGGGCTGAACATGTACGACGTGATGGCGCGCGACCGGCTGCGCCGCAAGCCCGCCGAGGAGGAGTGGAGCCCGGACCGCCACCGGATCATCTCCGCGGAGGAGACTCTGGAGCTGATCCCCGCGCTCGAGCCGCGCAATCCCACCTCCGCGTACCTCTTCTACGACTGCCAGACCGATGACGTGCGGCTCGTGCTCACCGTGCTCGGCGAGGCGGAGCGCTTCGGCGCCGTGATCGCGAACCGCGTGGAGGTCACCGGCCTCGTGGACCGCGCTGGGCATGCGTCGGGCGTGCTCTGCCGCGACGGTCTCGGCGGCGGCGAGTTCGAGCTCGAGGCGCAGAACGTGGTGAACGCCACGGGAGTTTGGGCGGACCAGATCCGGCCCGACGAGATCTACGCCGAGGAGGAGGTGCCGCGCATCCGGCCGAGCCGCGGCACCCACATCACGATCTCCCAGGACGACCTGCCGCTGACCGCCGGCGCGATCGTTCCTGCCGGTGGCGGCCGCACGATCTTCGCCCTGCCCTGGCTCGGCCGCACGCTCATCGGCACCACTGACAACGACTACGAGGGCGAGCTCGAGCACGTCGCGCCGGACCCGGACGACATCGACTATCTGCTCGAGGCCTGCAACGAGTTCTTCGGCACCTCACACACGCCGGGCGCGATCACGGGCGCGTTCGCGGGTGTCCGCCCGCTGATCTCCACGGGAGACCCGAAGAAGTCCGTGGACATCTCGCGCAAGGCGGAGCTGTACGAGACGAGCTCCGGCCTCCTCACCATCACGGGCGGCAAGCTCACCACCTGGCGGCGGATGGCGAAGATGACGGTGGATCGGATAGTGGAGCGCGAGTCGCGCGAGGCCGAATGCCGCACGCATGAGATCCCGCTGGGCCTGCCCGCCGAGCCCGGCGATCTGCCCCACGTGCCGGGGGTGGACGACGCGAGCCGCGAGCGGCTGGCCGGCCGCTACGGGCACGCCGCCCGCCGGGTGCTCGAGCTGGCTGCGCTGCGGCCCGAGCTGGCGCGCAGGATCGTGCCGGAGCTGCCGGACCTCCTGGCGGAGGCGCCGTTCGCCGTGGTTCACGAGCAGGCGCGCGGCGTGGCGGACGTGCTCATGCGGCGCACGCGGGTGGCGCTGCTGGCCGCGCCGGCGCTCGTGGAAGAGGACGCCGAGGCGCCGCGCGCCGTGGCGAACGCGATCGCGCCCGAGCTCGGATGGGACTCCGAGCGCGTGGAGCGGGAGCTGCGCGACTGGCACGAACTCGCCCGCGTCGAGGGGATCGCCCCGCCGAGCGGTTAA
- a CDS encoding prenyltransferase/squalene oxidase repeat-containing protein, whose protein sequence is MTWQLASAAVLALVLAAGLVWFERTRPSAKVVALVATLAALAVVGRIAFAPFPNVKPTTDIVLFAGLAIGAAPGFAVGAITALASNVFFGQGPWTPWQMVAWGLVGVAGGLIGRLLGGREPRRVPLALVCAAAGFGYGALLDFYQWTLFATHTLGSYAAISATSFPYNLAHALGNFVFAMAIGPAFVRALRRYRRRFEVRWVQPAVAAALLAALVIPVALGAPPPAQASSSAEAKALKYLDHVQNVDGGFGGAPHQASSPLYTGWVTLGIAAAGTNPRDVRHGKRTVVTYMRNHVPKARDVGGLERTVLMLHASGVSPHNFGRHNLVAELSALRRPDGSWEELVDHTSFGILALRAGGVAPKALRRSALWLLHQQNADGGFGFGTKGGSSDADDTGSTIQALASVGWRHRTAVRRAVGYLRKAQNPDGGFGQMSADSSNAQSTSWAVQGLVAAGANPSSLRRNGHTPISYIASLQQANGAIRYSRTSAQTPVWVTAQALTALARRAFPVKAPKRRGSVRVAVAKPTKAAPAKPSAPATAVKPAHRSKPVPIAHIATKTKHQHAPPPSHGQPIVPVATTAQHAAPTARVTHRRAVTTAHVDDNGGGDLGPALAGFAAAALLAGGYVARRRLRVRH, encoded by the coding sequence TCGAGCGCACGCGGCCGTCCGCCAAGGTTGTCGCGCTCGTGGCCACGCTCGCCGCACTGGCGGTGGTTGGGCGAATCGCGTTCGCGCCGTTCCCCAACGTCAAGCCCACCACTGACATCGTCCTGTTCGCGGGGCTCGCCATCGGCGCGGCGCCCGGCTTCGCGGTGGGAGCGATCACCGCGCTCGCCTCCAACGTCTTTTTCGGGCAGGGTCCGTGGACGCCGTGGCAGATGGTGGCGTGGGGCCTCGTGGGCGTGGCCGGCGGGCTGATCGGGCGCCTGCTCGGCGGGCGCGAGCCCAGGAGAGTTCCGCTTGCGCTTGTGTGTGCCGCCGCCGGCTTCGGCTACGGCGCGCTGCTCGACTTCTACCAGTGGACTCTGTTCGCCACCCACACCCTCGGCTCGTACGCCGCCATTTCCGCCACCTCGTTCCCGTATAACCTGGCGCACGCTTTGGGGAACTTCGTCTTTGCCATGGCGATCGGGCCGGCTTTCGTGCGCGCGTTGCGGCGCTACAGGCGGCGCTTCGAGGTGCGCTGGGTGCAGCCGGCCGTGGCGGCCGCTCTGCTCGCGGCGCTGGTGATCCCGGTCGCGCTCGGTGCGCCGCCGCCGGCTCAGGCCAGCTCGAGCGCTGAGGCCAAGGCACTCAAGTACCTCGACCACGTGCAGAACGTCGATGGCGGCTTCGGCGGAGCGCCGCACCAGGCGTCGAGCCCGCTCTACACCGGGTGGGTCACGCTTGGAATAGCCGCCGCCGGCACGAACCCGCGCGACGTGCGGCACGGAAAGCGCACCGTGGTCACGTACATGCGCAACCACGTGCCGAAGGCGAGGGACGTGGGCGGGCTCGAGCGGACCGTCCTGATGCTGCACGCGTCCGGCGTTTCGCCCCACAACTTCGGGCGCCACAACCTGGTGGCCGAGCTCAGCGCACTTCGCAGGCCGGATGGCTCCTGGGAGGAGCTCGTGGACCACACGTCGTTCGGGATCCTCGCTCTGCGCGCCGGCGGCGTGGCACCGAAGGCGCTGCGGCGGTCGGCGCTCTGGCTCCTGCACCAGCAGAACGCCGACGGCGGCTTCGGCTTCGGCACCAAGGGCGGCTCGAGCGACGCGGACGACACCGGCTCCACGATCCAGGCGCTCGCGAGTGTGGGGTGGCGGCATCGCACCGCGGTCCGGCGGGCAGTGGGCTATCTCCGCAAGGCCCAGAACCCGGACGGCGGCTTCGGCCAGATGAGCGCCGACAGCTCCAACGCGCAGTCCACCTCGTGGGCGGTGCAGGGCCTCGTGGCCGCCGGCGCGAACCCGTCGTCGCTCCGCCGCAACGGGCACACGCCGATCTCCTACATCGCCTCGCTTCAGCAGGCGAACGGCGCGATCCGCTACTCGCGTACGAGCGCGCAGACGCCCGTGTGGGTGACGGCGCAGGCACTCACGGCTCTCGCGCGCAGGGCGTTCCCGGTGAAGGCGCCCAAGCGGCGCGGCTCGGTGCGGGTGGCCGTGGCGAAGCCGACGAAGGCCGCGCCGGCGAAGCCCAGCGCGCCCGCCACGGCCGTAAAGCCGGCGCACAGGTCGAAGCCCGTGCCGATCGCCCACATCGCCACGAAGACGAAGCACCAGCATGCGCCGCCGCCCTCGCACGGGCAGCCGATCGTGCCCGTGGCCACCACCGCTCAGCATGCCGCGCCCACGGCCAGGGTCACCCACCGCCGCGCCGTCACCACCGCGCACGTCGATGACAATGGCGGAGGCGATCTCGGCCCCGCGCTCGCGGGCTTCGCGGCCGCCGCCCTGCTCGCCGGCGGCTACGTGGCGCGCCGACGTCTCCGCGTCCGTCACTGA